In one window of Helianthus annuus cultivar XRQ/B chromosome 17, HanXRQr2.0-SUNRISE, whole genome shotgun sequence DNA:
- the LOC110923144 gene encoding uncharacterized protein LOC110923144: MLVVLECSYILYICAPIDGEVLKKIISILEILPVKDGESVLVLLWVPKEIGDACVLTIAACMPFRVFGNNKELQKYYLACLDHKLYVYRDAKEEAAFGLAGKAYLRCTPQQTQNVHEYPEDQRPPCEDAIFTKNWGSFAVPVIDTNKRVLEFVMDTPRDYSNDILVVQRLLQDAGLQISIQMDHKKRRYLKPKKMIRKSKSFDNTKYCRLAPLFGLSKAYAAEILELKPGTFTNVCRRVGIPEWPCVRNTRASSIPETKINQMIAEISSFVTPNADLISISDNGFPKWPPEQTMTSDSDACVSELASLDFMAKLDEMERLDFMYDEEMINIDHVNADLNSIGDKGFPESSLEQTITIDSNALLPERVDPDFMADLGAMELHANYAPSTKHLDFMDDELERMNIDSLDAFFNSIWDEGSHESSLEQATTIDYDALSPERVGPDSSADLGEMEHRDKYAPSME, translated from the exons ATGCTAGTTGTGTTAGAATGCAGTTATATTCTAT ATATATGTGCTCCCATTGATGGCGAGGTGCTGAAAAAGATCATTTCTATCCTTGAAATTTTACCAGTTAAAGACGGTGAATCTGTTCTTGTTCTGTTATGGGTGCCAAAGGAAATTGGAGACGCATGTGTGCTTACTATAGCAGCATGTATGCCTTTTCGTGTTTTTGGGAACAACAAAGAACTTCAGAAATACTATTTAGCCTGTTTAGACCACAAACTCTATGTGTATAGAGATGCTAAGGAAGAAGCGGCATTCGGTCTTGCAGGCAAGGCTTACCTACGCTGCACTCCTCAACAAACTCAAAACGTGCACGAATACCCCGAAGATCAGCGTCCTCCATGTGAAGATGCTATTTTTACTAAGAATTGGGGATCCTTTGCTGTGCCTGTGATTGACACTAATAAACGTGTGCTTGAGTTTGTCATGGATACACCGCGGGATTATAGCAATGATATTCTTGTGGTTCAAAGACTCCTTCAG GATGCCGGTTTGCAAATTTCGATCCAAATGGATCACAAAAAAAGACGTTACCTAAAACCCAAAAAGATGATCCGTAAATCAAAGTCATTTGACAATACGAAGTATTGCCGTCTTGCTCCATTGTTTGGACTGAGTAAGGCCTATGCCGCAGAAATACTTGAAC TTAAACCAGGTACCTTTACGAATGTTTGTAGGAGAGTAGGAATTCCGGAATGGCCATGTGTACGAAATACCAGAGCTTCTTCTATCCCGGAAACTAAAATCAATCAAATGATAGCCGAGATTAGCTCTTTTGTAACTCCGAATGCTGATTTGATATCCATCTC GGATAATGGATTTCCTAAATGGCCACCGGAACAAACTATGACTAGTGATTCTGATGCTTGTGTATCAGAACTTGCTAGTCTTGATTTCATGGCAAAACTCGATGAAATGGAACGTCTTGATTTCATGTATGATGAAGAAATGATCAATATTGATCACGTAAATGCTGATTTGAACTCTATCGG GGACAAAGGATTTCCTGAGTCGTCGCTGGAACAAACTATTACTATTGATTCTAATGCTTTGTTGCCCGAACGTGTTGATCCTGATTTCATGGCAGACCTTGGTGCAATGGAATTACATGCTAACTATGCACCAAGCACTAAACATCTTGATTTCATGGATGATGAATTAGAAAGGATGAATATTGATAGTCTAGATGCTTTTTTTAACTCCATCTG GGACGAAGGATCTCACGAGTCTTCTCTGGAACAAGCTACTACTATTGATTATGATGCTTTGTCGCCTGAACGTGTTGGTCCTGATTCCTCGGCAGACCTTGGTGAAATGGAACATCGTGATAAATATGCGCCTAGCATGGAATAA